CTTTAATGAACCGAGAAAAATCAATGTCTACAGGGATTGGGAGTGGTGTTGCCATTCCACATTGTTCTGTGCACTATGTAAATGAATTGAAATGTGCTATGGCGATTGCTCCGCAAGGAATTGATTTTGATGCCCTTGATCATGGTTTAGTGCAAATTTTCATCATGCTCATTGTTCCAAAAAATAAATTTCAGGATCACATCAAAACATTAGCACTGATTGCCAAAACCCTCAATATTCCTGAAGAAAGAGAAAAACTCATCAAAGCCAAAAATTTCGAAGAAATCCAAAAGGCATTCCTTTCGAAAAGTTAATCCAGTGAAGTCGGAAGTATTCCGTTTTCTGTATTTTTTGCTACTGTTATCTTGTATCAGTAGTTTTGTGTCCGAGTTTCATACGAAAGATAAATCTTTTCTTTATGCTGATGCTGGGATTGCTGAAATCCAAAATCAGGAAACAAACTTTCTATCTTCCTATTTAAAATTTTGGAAATCATTAGTATTGGAATCAGGTGGGAAAACAGATAATGGTGAAGCGGTATATTCTCATATCCTAACTCGTTTCCTTCCCACCTTTCACCTAGCACTCTTTAGTATTCTCGTTGGTTCTGTTTTTGCTTTTGGTCTTTCTCTTGGGGCAACTTATTTTCGGTCGAAAGTTTTGTATGATATTGTTTCCTTTAGCTCCAATTTGATTTTATCTACTCCAATCTTTATTGTAGCAATACTGCTTTTGATTTTGTTTTTTTATAGATTAGAGTGGTTCCCCCCTGGTGGTTATGAATTAGGAAATACTTATTATGTTGTTTTACCCGGGATTACTTTGGGTTCCAGAGTATATGCTCGTATGTCTTTGTATTTACTACCTGAAATTAAAAAAGAAGCTAATTCTAAGTATGTTCAATTATTGAAAACAAGGTCTTATCCTTGGAGCCATATTGTTGGAAAAGAAGTATTTTTAAAGGTGCTTCCGATAGCCCTTATTCTTTTGGTATTAGATTTTGGATCCTTGTTATCCGGTGCTATGGTTGTAGAAGAAATCTTTTTCTTTCCAGGAATAGGAAAGTCATTATATTATTCTATTAAATCTATGGACACCCAATTACTTGCAACATTGCTAATGTATTCTGGTGTATTATTTTATATTTTGAATCGCATAGGATTTTATCTCCAAAGATTTTTTTCGGGAGGAGTATCATTTTGATTCAAATACATACCTTTGTGCGGTTTTTATTTTTTGGATTAGTTTTTGTAGGCGTTTTGTTTTTTCCTAAACCCACAAATGTAGATTTGACCAATAATAACTTACCTATTTTTTCTCCTGGGTTTTTTGCTGGTACCGATCGTTTGGGGCGAGATAATTTTGCTTTATTTTGTTATGGTTCTTTTTCAACCATAGTTCTCGTGATTCCGGCTCGTATTTTTACGATTTTTGTTTCATTTTTTCTTTCGACCTTTACACTCTTTTTTCCTAAAAAATCAGACTTCATACTTTCTGGAATCGTCTCAGTTTCGCTGGCAATCCCGTCTTTGT
This genomic stretch from Leptospira meyeri harbors:
- a CDS encoding PTS sugar transporter subunit IIA — its product is MNQLLEILDPKNIIFDFKATTKEDAIRKMISHMVATQSLDPTYEEETVSSLMNREKSMSTGIGSGVAIPHCSVHYVNELKCAMAIAPQGIDFDALDHGLVQIFIMLIVPKNKFQDHIKTLALIAKTLNIPEEREKLIKAKNFEEIQKAFLSKS
- a CDS encoding ABC transporter permease — protein: MKSEVFRFLYFLLLLSCISSFVSEFHTKDKSFLYADAGIAEIQNQETNFLSSYLKFWKSLVLESGGKTDNGEAVYSHILTRFLPTFHLALFSILVGSVFAFGLSLGATYFRSKVLYDIVSFSSNLILSTPIFIVAILLLILFFYRLEWFPPGGYELGNTYYVVLPGITLGSRVYARMSLYLLPEIKKEANSKYVQLLKTRSYPWSHIVGKEVFLKVLPIALILLVLDFGSLLSGAMVVEEIFFFPGIGKSLYYSIKSMDTQLLATLLMYSGVLFYILNRIGFYLQRFFSGGVSF